In Leptospira ellinghausenii, the following proteins share a genomic window:
- a CDS encoding lipase chaperone family protein: MHTKYLRFVSFGAIAIIFVIVIYQFTKPNDFGPSNEENPNDKAESFFRTQSDGFSVDPFYLESAKSIFSPDGQFLHFDEIIAKAKSGDLNLISELWNLRRQCPEGSTREQCHEYIKAFIQNEYSGEDAKKLLNLLTNYLKYEEAMVQLDPSSKSFTNAERYEQIKQLRRKYFSKEDADLIFGLEEATADFSFNRKNFLEETKNLKADERIRLYEDYRKKSFGNYYNAVVSREPQYDKFETEMDLRQNELVKLSGTERESKEREVRIRYFGKDGNDRMEKVLREMKEEEERISKLEIEEKNLLKNYPNLSNAEKEKKLMELRIKTLGNKELAEEYTRRLEYENTLKNSGN, from the coding sequence ATGCATACAAAATACCTTCGTTTCGTAAGTTTCGGCGCCATCGCTATTATTTTTGTCATTGTGATATACCAATTCACAAAACCGAATGATTTTGGACCTTCCAATGAAGAGAATCCAAATGACAAAGCTGAGTCTTTTTTTCGCACCCAAAGTGATGGTTTTTCTGTGGATCCTTTTTATTTAGAATCAGCGAAATCAATTTTTTCACCCGATGGTCAGTTCTTACACTTTGACGAGATTATCGCCAAAGCAAAATCAGGTGATCTAAATTTAATTTCTGAATTATGGAACTTACGCCGGCAATGCCCAGAAGGTAGCACGAGGGAACAATGCCACGAATACATCAAAGCTTTCATCCAAAATGAGTATTCTGGTGAAGATGCAAAAAAACTCTTAAACTTACTTACCAATTATTTGAAATACGAAGAAGCCATGGTACAATTAGATCCTAGTTCCAAGTCTTTCACGAATGCAGAACGATACGAACAAATCAAACAACTGAGAAGGAAGTATTTTTCCAAAGAAGATGCAGATCTGATATTTGGATTGGAAGAAGCCACTGCTGATTTTAGTTTTAATCGAAAGAATTTTTTAGAGGAAACAAAAAACCTAAAAGCGGACGAACGAATTCGATTGTATGAAGATTATCGCAAAAAATCCTTTGGAAATTATTACAACGCCGTAGTGAGTCGTGAACCACAATATGATAAATTTGAAACGGAAATGGACCTCAGACAAAACGAATTGGTCAAACTCTCTGGCACAGAACGCGAATCAAAGGAACGTGAAGTACGAATTCGTTATTTTGGAAAAGATGGTAATGACCGAATGGAAAAAGTTTTGAGAGAAATGAAAGAAGAAGAAGAAAGAATTTCAAAACTAGAAATTGAAGAAAAAAACTTACTCAAGAACTATCCAAATTTATCAAATGCGGAAAAAGAGAAAAAATTGATGGAACTTCGCATTAAAACCTTAGGCAACAAAGAACTCGCAGAAGAATACACTCGTCGATTGGAATATGAGAATACACTCAAAAATTCCGGGAATTAA
- the lnt gene encoding apolipoprotein N-acyltransferase, producing MRIHSKIPGINSHFTYLVLAAVCFALSLEPYGFVTAGFLSVLFILLVTKEIIRVGTFRFAIHCTILFSFLVTCTSFFWMWNAIKNISAQGNFVTCILFLLYAILSFYKIGVIFVFAYLIHKYRLVGETKFYLLIFPSLFLISDWICPMIFPVYWGDLFRNQILWRQMARFGTEVLGVVSVLSVSLLYLMVSHKISNWKKSVLYLAPILFIFSTNLYFLAETIPSGKNLHIVLVQPNTPYAKNEIRENFDFMTKTLQDVYNLSDEAIRNAPKPIDVIVLPESSIPFLGTLASDHANSTYSQSFVDITTNLVKKANAPLLFNELVWDQGSRNSFSTLHPITLQTDRRYKHILLPFGEYLPFEEKLPFLIGLFPEVSHHIPNIEFTSQTIQTKSNESVLLTPLICYEVLYPEFVRSMVKRSPSELIINLTNDSWFESHTETKQHAGAGRLRAIESGRPYVRAAVSGMTTAYDPWGREMMGELPVFQKAIAYLDLMTVSTERETPYLRIGPYPWRFMALFSLFFAFFTSPRAFHSYKKKNEIEI from the coding sequence ATGAGAATACACTCAAAAATTCCGGGAATTAATTCCCACTTCACATACCTTGTATTAGCTGCAGTGTGTTTTGCACTCTCTCTTGAGCCCTACGGTTTTGTCACCGCAGGGTTTTTGAGTGTGTTATTCATTCTCCTCGTCACAAAGGAAATCATTCGAGTGGGAACATTCCGATTTGCGATTCATTGTACAATTCTCTTTTCCTTTTTGGTAACTTGTACTTCTTTTTTCTGGATGTGGAATGCGATCAAAAATATTTCTGCACAAGGAAACTTTGTTACATGCATTCTCTTTTTATTGTACGCGATCCTTTCGTTTTATAAAATTGGAGTGATATTTGTTTTCGCTTATTTGATTCACAAATATCGTTTGGTAGGTGAAACAAAATTTTATCTCTTGATTTTCCCTTCTCTGTTTCTGATTTCAGATTGGATCTGCCCAATGATTTTTCCTGTGTATTGGGGTGATCTGTTCCGAAACCAAATCCTTTGGCGACAGATGGCACGTTTTGGTACCGAGGTGCTTGGTGTAGTTTCCGTTCTATCCGTATCTTTACTTTACCTGATGGTGAGCCATAAAATTTCAAATTGGAAAAAATCTGTTTTATACTTGGCTCCGATTCTTTTCATTTTCTCTACCAATTTATATTTTTTGGCAGAAACGATCCCCTCAGGAAAAAACCTTCATATTGTTTTAGTCCAACCAAACACACCATATGCGAAAAATGAAATCAGAGAAAACTTTGATTTTATGACAAAAACCTTACAAGATGTGTATAATCTTTCAGATGAAGCCATACGCAATGCTCCGAAACCAATCGATGTGATTGTTTTACCTGAATCTTCCATTCCTTTTTTAGGCACCTTGGCATCCGATCATGCAAACTCAACGTATAGCCAAAGTTTTGTCGATATCACAACAAATCTTGTCAAGAAGGCAAATGCACCATTACTTTTCAATGAACTCGTCTGGGATCAAGGCTCCAGAAATTCATTTAGCACATTGCATCCGATCACCTTACAAACAGATAGGCGATACAAACACATTCTTTTGCCATTTGGAGAATACCTTCCTTTTGAAGAAAAACTGCCTTTCTTAATTGGCCTATTCCCAGAGGTAAGCCACCATATCCCAAACATCGAATTTACTTCTCAAACCATTCAAACCAAATCCAACGAATCTGTACTTTTGACTCCTCTTATTTGTTATGAAGTTTTGTATCCAGAATTTGTCAGAAGTATGGTAAAACGTTCCCCTTCAGAACTGATCATCAACCTCACAAATGACTCATGGTTTGAGAGCCACACAGAAACGAAACAACATGCTGGCGCGGGAAGGTTACGAGCGATTGAATCAGGAAGGCCGTATGTTCGAGCCGCTGTATCTGGAATGACAACAGCCTATGATCCTTGGGGAAGAGAGATGATGGGGGAATTACCAGTCTTTCAAAAAGCAATTGCCTACTTAGATTTGATGACCGTTTCCACTGAGAGAGAGACACCTTATTTACGAATTGGCCCCTATCCTTGGAGGTTCATGGCTCTTTTTAGCTTATTTTTTGCATTTTTCACGAGTCCTAGAGCATTCCACTCGTATAAAAAGAAAAATGAAATTGAAATTTAG
- a CDS encoding helicase — protein MSQETVLYQELEKLDLNEIKKIASLWNIQKIPGKDKKSTILGLMEIFQNEFYLKGVLEKFTPLQVNILTSILKNKGVMTLGEISRKVNIPPINVEMELNVLRKYYLLYQRKNRERLTNNLDKYHTYDEYQKLIKVETNPKGEKFKFSIEKTLHKATISELPEEWKEAVGAKKGEHIETFLKNALSTEFLQKLIDELSDFDKDVLHQIYIHGGVIEAETIRNYITVNRGKFEQTIPHLTALYLVRDLYYVEDKFIRVIVIPKEILDHLQFSPILPPVKKGTRVRQEKISANGLDFFLNVKKLISYISRKGLNLAKSGKIKQADHKRTETELLSPDIEIFPEKSQVYQIELILPILKLLGYVDIKGENVILIQETDEFLKKDIFEIMKLVIHEVNEARTRRLNPAEVFTATEVPFYEKGILDKTVKLIMAHGKINTSVIFSHIIRDHLVFSPTFQIKTYEEDLADLRKEIISAIFYLQLFGLIEVEYPQRNLSLSELGLHYFNHEPLVTVTEKGGITINPDFSIIAFPDRVSLHGIHLLKAFCELKDYDRVYTFLLTKDSFQLGILLGYDKETFIHFLRESSKADLAQNLLFLLDDWGNNLPIVTITEDSVLLRTKDSQVMELLLGQIKGKKFVLEEVSPTGIIIEKSKVMEVIAIAEKLNMIIRLNR, from the coding sequence ATGAGCCAAGAAACTGTCCTGTACCAAGAGTTAGAGAAACTCGATCTCAACGAGATCAAAAAAATCGCAAGCCTTTGGAACATCCAAAAGATCCCAGGAAAGGACAAAAAATCGACCATTTTGGGTCTCATGGAGATTTTCCAAAACGAATTTTACCTAAAAGGTGTTTTGGAAAAGTTCACGCCCCTCCAAGTGAACATCCTCACCTCTATTTTGAAAAACAAAGGAGTGATGACCCTCGGAGAAATCTCGAGAAAAGTCAACATCCCTCCCATCAATGTGGAGATGGAACTAAACGTTCTTCGCAAGTATTACTTATTATACCAAAGAAAAAACCGCGAACGCCTTACTAATAATTTAGATAAATACCATACCTATGATGAATACCAAAAACTCATCAAAGTAGAAACAAATCCTAAGGGTGAGAAGTTTAAGTTTTCCATTGAGAAAACTCTTCACAAAGCAACCATTAGTGAACTTCCAGAGGAATGGAAGGAAGCAGTAGGTGCAAAAAAAGGCGAACACATTGAAACCTTTTTAAAGAATGCACTCAGTACTGAATTTTTACAAAAACTCATCGATGAACTTTCTGATTTTGATAAAGATGTATTACACCAAATTTATATCCACGGTGGTGTGATCGAAGCTGAAACCATCCGCAATTATATCACAGTCAATCGTGGGAAATTTGAACAAACCATTCCTCACCTAACAGCACTTTATCTAGTCCGAGATTTGTATTATGTAGAAGACAAATTCATTCGTGTGATTGTCATACCAAAAGAAATTCTCGACCATTTACAGTTTTCGCCTATTTTACCTCCTGTAAAAAAGGGAACTCGTGTTCGTCAGGAAAAAATTTCTGCAAACGGACTCGATTTTTTCTTAAACGTAAAAAAACTCATTTCTTATATTTCTAGAAAAGGTTTGAACCTAGCAAAATCAGGAAAAATTAAACAAGCAGATCATAAAAGAACAGAAACAGAACTTTTATCACCTGACATTGAAATTTTCCCTGAAAAAAGCCAGGTTTACCAAATCGAACTCATTCTCCCCATCTTAAAGCTGTTAGGTTATGTCGATATCAAGGGCGAAAATGTTATCTTAATCCAAGAAACAGATGAGTTTCTAAAAAAAGACATTTTTGAAATCATGAAACTTGTCATTCATGAAGTGAATGAAGCAAGGACTCGTAGATTAAACCCAGCAGAAGTGTTTACTGCTACTGAAGTTCCTTTTTATGAAAAAGGAATTTTGGATAAAACTGTAAAACTCATTATGGCACACGGAAAAATCAATACTTCAGTGATATTTTCCCATATCATTCGTGACCATTTAGTATTTTCACCTACTTTCCAAATCAAAACATATGAAGAAGATTTAGCAGATCTCCGAAAAGAGATCATCTCTGCTATTTTTTACTTACAACTTTTTGGTCTCATCGAAGTTGAATACCCACAAAGGAATCTAAGTTTATCAGAACTTGGACTCCATTACTTCAACCATGAGCCACTCGTAACGGTAACAGAAAAGGGTGGGATTACTATCAACCCAGACTTTTCGATCATTGCGTTCCCTGACCGAGTTTCCTTACATGGAATTCATTTGTTGAAAGCGTTTTGTGAGCTCAAAGATTATGATCGTGTTTATACGTTCTTACTCACAAAAGACAGTTTCCAATTAGGAATTTTACTCGGTTACGATAAAGAAACCTTTATCCATTTCCTACGTGAGTCTTCAAAAGCTGATCTTGCACAAAATTTACTCTTCTTACTCGATGATTGGGGAAACAATTTACCAATTGTAACGATTACCGAAGACTCAGTTCTCCTCCGAACAAAAGATTCTCAAGTGATGGAACTTCTACTTGGTCAGATCAAAGGGAAAAAATTTGTATTAGAAGAAGTGAGTCCAACAGGGATCATCATTGAAAAATCAAAAGTAATGGAAGTGATTGCCATTGCTGAAAAACTCAATATGATCATTCGTTTGAATCGTTAA
- a CDS encoding ABC1 kinase family protein: MDSFSEIVSFGLHSSLRVAHSSFVFSTRLLGILTKLAKGNPNHREIAISLREAFSQLGATYIKLGQFIASAPSLFPIEYVEEMQACLDSVRPVQFREIRSSVERELGGKLENLFHSFDETPLASASIAQVHAAVTKEGLDVVVKVQRPDVHLTLKTDMQILGILTKVLEVIAPEFKKSGLTAMFQEFQTSILQEIDFIQEAKNIEEFETYLLKAKETRARVPRVYHTLSTKKVLTMERFYGVPITDEKGLKQFTDNPRKVLSDALEIWFSSLSNQGFFHADVHAGNLMILKDGSIGFIDFGIVGRISPKIWRGLMLFTQGIGIGEPTLVAKGLVEMDSTDSGVNPTLLAKELDSVFNELESVYVHLTENEMFDESKVNRIMFEMKEIAEKNGLKIPREFALLMKQMLYFDRYVKSMAPEINLFRDSQNFVIGKS; this comes from the coding sequence ATGGACTCTTTTTCCGAAATTGTTTCTTTCGGTCTCCACTCAAGCCTTCGCGTGGCCCATTCCAGTTTTGTGTTTTCTACGAGACTCCTGGGTATCCTTACCAAACTGGCAAAAGGAAACCCCAACCATAGAGAAATTGCCATCTCCCTTAGGGAAGCCTTCTCCCAATTAGGTGCCACCTATATCAAACTGGGACAATTCATAGCTAGTGCCCCATCTCTTTTTCCCATCGAGTATGTCGAAGAAATGCAAGCATGTCTTGATTCGGTAAGACCCGTACAATTCCGAGAAATCCGCTCCTCTGTCGAACGGGAGCTAGGTGGAAAATTAGAAAACCTCTTTCATAGTTTTGATGAAACACCTCTTGCCTCTGCTTCCATCGCCCAAGTCCATGCGGCAGTGACAAAAGAAGGTCTTGATGTCGTTGTCAAAGTACAAAGGCCGGATGTCCACCTAACGTTAAAAACCGACATGCAGATTTTGGGAATTCTCACTAAAGTTTTAGAAGTCATTGCTCCTGAATTTAAAAAATCGGGACTCACTGCGATGTTCCAAGAATTCCAAACTTCCATCTTACAAGAGATAGATTTTATCCAAGAAGCTAAAAACATAGAAGAGTTTGAAACGTATCTATTAAAAGCAAAAGAAACAAGGGCAAGAGTGCCTCGTGTGTATCATACTCTCTCCACAAAAAAAGTTTTAACGATGGAACGTTTTTATGGAGTTCCTATCACCGATGAAAAAGGGTTAAAACAATTCACAGACAACCCAAGAAAGGTTTTAAGTGATGCTTTGGAAATTTGGTTTTCTTCTTTATCCAACCAAGGTTTTTTCCATGCAGATGTCCACGCTGGGAATTTAATGATCCTTAAGGATGGAAGTATTGGTTTTATTGATTTTGGGATTGTAGGCAGGATCTCTCCTAAAATTTGGAGAGGCCTTATGTTATTCACACAAGGCATTGGAATTGGCGAACCCACACTTGTCGCTAAAGGACTTGTGGAAATGGATTCAACCGATAGTGGTGTGAATCCAACTCTTCTTGCCAAAGAATTAGATTCTGTATTCAATGAATTAGAATCAGTCTATGTACATTTAACTGAAAACGAAATGTTTGATGAATCGAAGGTGAATCGTATCATGTTCGAAATGAAGGAAATTGCGGAAAAAAATGGATTAAAAATTCCGAGAGAATTTGCACTCCTCATGAAACAAATGTTATACTTTGATCGTTATGTAAAATCCATGGCACCTGAGATCAATTTATTTCGAGACTCTCAAAACTTTGTAATCGGGAAATCATGA
- a CDS encoding FeoA family protein, translating into MTLLDLHEGDSAVIQSINMDQLPKQMLTELLELGFFPGAEIRLKTKSKYLGKLICSIGGTTIGLRMKDGEAILLKTK; encoded by the coding sequence ATGACATTACTCGATTTACACGAAGGTGATTCTGCTGTCATCCAATCCATTAATATGGACCAATTGCCAAAACAAATGCTCACAGAACTTTTGGAACTGGGCTTTTTTCCTGGTGCTGAAATTCGATTGAAGACCAAATCGAAGTACCTTGGTAAACTAATATGCTCAATTGGTGGAACCACAATTGGGCTTCGAATGAAAGACGGAGAAGCGATTTTACTAAAAACCAAATAA
- the feoB gene encoding ferrous iron transport protein B: MKQKNIYLVGNPNCGKTTLFNQLTGLNQKTGNFSGVTVEKKEGFVSFPNLELKITDLPGTYGLGGIAEDKKIAYEILLKRNEDEVVIYVLDALNLERGLQFLLQIIDMGVPTLVVLTMKDVLEKKRIQFDLNSLKQSLGLEIVLVNAKSGEGIPELKNLLSNENSFRKQKRLWKWEPKEESLFTKLKKQLKINTNEAEFFLSQALKYLNGDTHLQDNRYLNQFPDSTKQILSEELQSNQYLFGYQEEMIHRSILIKKIISETILSPISKNGGWGERLDSIFLHPILGFFCFFLLMGILFQSLFTFAEIPMDLIEVGITQLQEFTAMYLPDGPLRSLFVEGILGGVGSVVVFVPQIALLFLFIGILEESGYLARASFLMDRLMGKFGLSGKSFIPLLSSAACAVPAILGTRTIENKSDRFTTIMVSPLIMCSARYPVYILIVGTVFSYPPIFGIFNVQGFVLFSMFFLGMTVSFAFALLFRKTVFKENASYFVMELPRYNIPSLKSLFFTVYGKVKSFLATAGQIILYISVLLWFLSHFPAEYKDNVWKTSPIETSYIGRVGKIMEPAIAPMGFDWKIGISILTSFAAREVMVSTLAVLYGSEEEGEESESLRETLRSDRKSDGTLVWTPLTGVSLLLFFAFASQCMSTLAVTKKETGSLLWPTVQFLYMTTLAITSSLLVYQLGKILGFV, translated from the coding sequence ATGAAACAAAAAAACATTTACCTAGTCGGGAATCCAAATTGTGGGAAAACCACATTATTCAATCAACTTACTGGCCTAAACCAAAAAACAGGAAACTTTAGCGGAGTCACCGTTGAAAAAAAAGAAGGTTTCGTTTCTTTTCCAAATTTAGAACTTAAAATCACCGACTTACCAGGAACATACGGTCTTGGTGGGATTGCAGAAGATAAAAAAATTGCCTACGAAATTTTACTCAAACGTAACGAAGATGAAGTAGTCATTTACGTACTTGATGCTCTCAATTTAGAACGAGGGTTACAATTTTTATTACAAATCATCGATATGGGTGTACCTACTTTAGTTGTTCTCACCATGAAAGATGTATTGGAAAAAAAAAGAATCCAATTTGATCTGAATTCGCTAAAACAATCTCTAGGATTAGAAATTGTCCTCGTAAATGCAAAATCGGGAGAAGGAATTCCAGAACTAAAAAATCTACTCTCAAATGAAAATTCTTTTCGAAAACAAAAACGACTTTGGAAGTGGGAACCAAAAGAAGAATCCTTATTTACCAAACTTAAGAAACAACTCAAGATTAATACAAACGAAGCAGAATTCTTTTTATCACAAGCCTTAAAATATTTGAACGGGGACACTCATTTACAAGACAATCGATATCTAAACCAATTCCCCGACTCCACCAAACAAATCTTATCTGAAGAATTGCAATCAAACCAATACCTGTTCGGTTACCAAGAAGAGATGATTCATAGATCTATATTGATTAAAAAAATCATATCAGAAACGATTTTATCTCCTATTTCAAAAAATGGTGGTTGGGGAGAAAGATTGGATTCTATTTTTTTACACCCTATTCTTGGATTTTTTTGTTTTTTCCTACTGATGGGAATTTTATTTCAAAGCCTATTTACATTTGCAGAAATCCCAATGGATTTGATTGAAGTCGGAATTACACAATTGCAAGAATTCACGGCAATGTATTTACCAGATGGACCGCTTCGTTCTCTTTTCGTTGAAGGGATATTAGGTGGAGTTGGGAGTGTGGTTGTATTTGTACCTCAAATTGCCCTACTCTTTTTATTTATTGGAATCTTAGAAGAATCTGGTTATTTGGCTCGTGCCAGTTTCCTCATGGATAGACTCATGGGAAAATTTGGTTTATCGGGAAAATCATTTATCCCCCTTCTCTCTTCGGCTGCTTGTGCTGTACCTGCCATCCTTGGAACAAGAACCATCGAAAACAAATCAGATCGTTTTACAACGATCATGGTGTCCCCACTCATCATGTGTTCAGCAAGATATCCGGTTTATATTCTAATTGTAGGAACTGTTTTTAGTTATCCGCCAATCTTTGGTATTTTCAATGTCCAAGGGTTTGTTTTATTTTCCATGTTCTTCCTAGGAATGACGGTTAGTTTTGCTTTTGCACTTCTCTTTAGAAAAACAGTTTTTAAAGAAAATGCATCTTACTTTGTGATGGAACTACCGAGGTATAACATTCCCTCACTCAAAAGTTTATTCTTCACTGTATATGGTAAGGTAAAATCGTTTTTAGCAACAGCGGGCCAAATCATTCTTTATATCTCTGTATTATTATGGTTCTTAAGCCACTTCCCAGCGGAATACAAAGACAATGTTTGGAAAACTAGCCCCATTGAGACATCCTATATCGGTCGTGTTGGTAAGATAATGGAACCTGCAATTGCACCTATGGGATTTGATTGGAAAATTGGAATTTCGATTCTCACTTCTTTTGCTGCAAGAGAGGTGATGGTATCCACCTTAGCCGTATTATACGGATCGGAAGAGGAAGGAGAAGAATCAGAATCCTTGCGAGAAACCCTCAGGTCCGATCGAAAGTCCGATGGTACCTTGGTATGGACACCCCTCACCGGAGTTTCTCTACTTCTCTTTTTTGCCTTTGCAAGCCAATGTATGTCGACACTAGCTGTCACCAAAAAGGAAACAGGTAGTTTGTTATGGCCGACTGTGCAGTTTTTGTATATGACGACTCTTGCGATCACAAGTTCACTTCTGGTCTACCAATTGGGAAAAATTTTAGGATTTGTTTAA
- a CDS encoding N-acetylneuraminate synthase family protein — MDFHIGNKIITRNSSPYLVAEIGLNHNANLEIGKRTIEKAKESGAHAVKFQTYRTEEFIDAKNPDVKFLFDIFKQYELDETFHREFQKTALDLGLDFFSTPLCDSAVDLLSSLNVPVYKIASGDIVNLSLLNKVINTGKPIIVSTGAALPEEVIRAISKFQDEKVEVCLLHCVSMYPTPLDKVNLQSIPYYLDTTDFVVGFSDHSDGTLASSLAIGFGAVVIEKHFTLDRNLEGPDHAISMDPVSFRKLADDTKQSYQMRGVYGKNTHPEETSGWFYGRRSLYKQKQSVISLRPALHTKDNTVLNSWDLEKVGDPSLLPEGPIRLAPKRD, encoded by the coding sequence TTGGATTTTCATATCGGGAATAAAATCATAACTAGAAACTCAAGTCCATATTTGGTAGCAGAAATTGGACTCAATCATAATGCCAATTTAGAAATTGGGAAACGTACGATCGAAAAGGCAAAAGAATCAGGTGCTCATGCGGTTAAGTTCCAAACCTATCGAACAGAAGAATTCATAGATGCCAAAAACCCTGATGTAAAGTTTTTATTTGATATCTTCAAACAGTATGAGTTGGATGAAACATTTCATCGCGAATTCCAGAAAACAGCTTTGGATTTGGGACTCGATTTTTTTTCTACTCCCCTTTGCGATTCTGCTGTGGATTTATTATCAAGTCTCAATGTTCCTGTTTATAAAATTGCATCTGGTGATATTGTCAATTTATCTCTGTTAAACAAAGTAATCAATACTGGAAAACCAATCATTGTCTCCACTGGTGCTGCCTTACCAGAAGAAGTGATTCGTGCCATTTCTAAATTCCAAGATGAAAAGGTAGAAGTTTGTCTCTTACATTGTGTATCTATGTATCCAACACCACTAGACAAAGTGAATTTACAATCCATTCCCTATTATTTGGACACAACAGATTTTGTTGTTGGATTTAGTGACCATTCTGATGGAACACTCGCTTCCTCTCTCGCCATTGGTTTTGGTGCTGTTGTCATCGAAAAACATTTCACACTCGATCGAAACTTGGAAGGGCCAGACCACGCCATTTCGATGGATCCAGTCTCCTTTCGCAAATTGGCAGATGATACCAAACAAAGTTATCAGATGAGAGGTGTGTATGGAAAAAACACCCATCCAGAAGAAACAAGTGGATGGTTTTATGGTCGTAGGTCTTTGTACAAACAAAAGCAATCAGTGATTAGTTTACGACCTGCACTCCACACAAAAGACAATACTGTTTTAAATTCTTGGGATTTGGAAAAGGTGGGAGATCCTTCCCTTTTACCAGAAGGACCCATCCGATTGGCACCTAAGAGAGATTAG
- a CDS encoding vitamin K epoxide reductase/DsbA family protein, with product MNRKNLAIGGLVVGVLGLLFSFLLAVEYFGIGTDNVARAACSALGGGDSCLKVAESSYSAIPGIPFLGNVPIALLGFGFYGLITYAFYLISKSTSSDEVTKLISLLFPVLALGFIFDLILFGISVGIIGTICQLCFITYLVTISLLAILFMLWKTEGKPKLNVVSSLKEGTTTFGLVFFFSFSVGFASSKMWVKSESSNTLATSRGMDSKEIQSKIDVFFLEPTLGIKTQGSPFIGKKDAPITIVKYADYNCGHCLHTSHILHTVLSEYDGMVKVVYKNFPLDGSCNRLMQQPRPGATSCVAAMAAICADKQGKFEPMYRGLYDNLEKGVAHSGASVVNLANLIGLNVSSLKACMASKEAQNQLNAEIDEAEKLNIQSTPSLFINDRKIESGTPNPVFLKTLLEQIIQKM from the coding sequence ATGAATCGTAAGAATTTGGCAATCGGTGGTCTCGTCGTAGGAGTTTTAGGACTTCTTTTTTCGTTCCTATTGGCAGTAGAGTATTTTGGAATTGGAACTGATAATGTAGCTAGAGCCGCTTGTTCCGCATTAGGTGGAGGTGATTCTTGTTTAAAAGTCGCTGAAAGTTCCTATTCAGCCATTCCTGGAATTCCATTTTTAGGAAATGTTCCTATCGCCTTACTTGGGTTTGGATTTTATGGATTAATCACTTATGCATTTTATCTCATTTCAAAAAGTACAAGTTCTGATGAAGTCACAAAACTAATATCCTTACTTTTCCCTGTTTTGGCTTTAGGATTTATTTTTGATCTGATTCTTTTTGGAATTTCAGTGGGAATTATTGGCACAATTTGCCAATTGTGTTTTATTACTTACCTAGTCACCATCTCTCTATTAGCTATTTTATTTATGTTATGGAAAACAGAAGGGAAACCAAAACTAAATGTTGTATCTTCTTTAAAAGAAGGAACGACTACTTTTGGACTCGTTTTCTTTTTTAGTTTTTCAGTTGGATTTGCATCTAGTAAAATGTGGGTGAAAAGTGAATCTTCGAATACACTTGCTACATCTCGTGGAATGGATTCTAAGGAAATCCAATCAAAAATTGATGTTTTCTTCTTAGAGCCAACACTTGGGATCAAAACCCAAGGTTCTCCTTTCATTGGAAAAAAAGATGCACCCATCACAATCGTAAAGTATGCTGATTACAATTGTGGTCACTGCCTTCATACAAGCCATATTTTACACACGGTTCTTTCTGAGTATGATGGAATGGTAAAAGTTGTGTATAAAAATTTTCCTTTGGATGGTTCCTGTAACCGACTCATGCAACAACCAAGACCAGGGGCAACTTCTTGTGTAGCTGCAATGGCTGCGATTTGTGCAGACAAACAAGGAAAATTTGAACCGATGTATCGTGGTTTGTATGATAACTTGGAGAAGGGTGTGGCTCATTCAGGTGCGAGTGTTGTGAATTTGGCAAACCTCATTGGTCTCAATGTTTCCTCATTAAAGGCTTGTATGGCTTCCAAAGAAGCTCAAAACCAATTGAATGCAGAAATTGACGAAGCAGAAAAATTAAATATCCAATCAACTCCTTCCCTTTTTATCAACGATCGTAAGATTGAAAGTGGAACACCAAATCCTGTATTCTTAAAAACGTTACTAGAACAAATCATACAAAAGATGTAA